A part of Dermacentor variabilis isolate Ectoservices chromosome 10, ASM5094787v1, whole genome shotgun sequence genomic DNA contains:
- the LOC142560462 gene encoding CAP-Gly domain-containing linker protein 3-like isoform X5, whose protein sequence is MGVGDAEDSRDGARRGSHVSRQHAIVYQPTDAPACPQCRMLDVPFFDTDCPNCLNILHSEDTTVPEIFAILRQWVPRTQKDIKTLCTEVLKRGAHVNDRDGLTDMTLLHYACKSGATGVGDLTSSTQTVGILLDYGADPTLRCRWTDMAPLHYAAYFDVPPVIELLLKATKRSDIDSPCQVFDGGTPLHIAAATLCLGAAQTLVDCGASLTSLDSLGRIPFECVPEMRKGEALPSEVSTACNMRDLLRCSLPPGVHSSDGSGQQQEAAPSPSTGRVLLQSLGLKIGDKVTVGGSKVGTLRYCGTIHFATGIWAGVELCNPLGKNDGSLGGVSYFQCPMNHGIFAPITKIQKYDGGTQVDTVSSPTKASRPPKSISYPKVDVSHVSSKIETGLSTLRQKQHLYDRKNNKLSIGDSVVVGQRKGVVRFLGETQFAPAQSEQPSPERTGYWCGIELAKPEGKNNGSVNGVTYFTCPPNHGVFAQPLKVKWIPPGTDEEASDLDSLVDLNTSISRSSTDGDSGGSPASQRSTSTDKKPPRYPVHRSSAL, encoded by the exons ATGGGCGTCGGTGATGCTGAAGACAGCAGAGATGGTGCCAGGAGGGGTAGCCATGTGTCAAGGCAGCATGCCATCGTGTACCAGCCTACAGATGCTCCGGCATGCCCGCAGTGCCGCATGCTGGACGTGCCGTTCTTCGACACCGATTGCCCTAACTGTCTCAACATCCTGCACAGCGAGGACACCACTGTGCCAGAGATCTTTGCCATCCTTCGCCAGTGGGTGCCACGCacccagaaggacatcaagacactctGTACGGAG GTCTTGAAGCGTGGGGCTCACGTCAACGATCGTGACGGTCTGACGGACATGACACTTCTGCACTATGCCTGCAAGTCCGGGGCCACTGGTGTTGGCGATCTGACGAGCTCAACGCAAACTGTGGGCATCCTTCTGGATTATGGCGCAGATCCTACATTGCGCTGTCGTTGGACAGACATGGCTCCGCTTCATTATGCCGCATACTTCGATGTTCCTCCTGTAATTGAATTGCTGCTGAAGGCAACTAAGAGGTCGG ACATTGACAGCCCCTGCCAGGTGTTTGATGGTGGCACGCCACTCCACATAGCAGCGGCTACTCTCTGTCTGGGAGCTGCTCAGACCCTTGTGGACTGTGGTGCCAGTTTGACCAGTCTGGATAGCTTAGGGAGGATTCCCTTTG AATGTGTTCCGGAGATGAGGAAAGGTGAAGCACTTCCTAGCGAGGTCAGCACGGCGTGCAACATGCGTGACCTGCTGCGCTGTTCGCTGCCCCCTGGAGTCCACAGCTCCGACGGCAGCGGGCAGCAACAGGAGGCAGCCCCTTCCCCATCAACGGGGCGCGTCTTGCTACAGTCACTGGGGCTCAAGATTGGCGACAAAGTCACCGTGGGTGGCTCTAAG GTTGGCACTCTGCGCTATTGCGGGACCATCCATTTCGCCACTGGTATCTGGGCGGGCGTGGAGCTGTGTAACCCGCTCGGCAAGAATGATGGCTCACTCGGTGGGGTCTCTTACTTCCAGTGCCCAATGAATCACG GGATATTTGCTCCAATAACGAAGATTCAGAAGTACGACGGCGGCACTCAAGTAGACACAGTATCATCACCTACAAAAGCAAGCCGGCCGCCAAAGAGTATTTCGTACCCGAAGGTGGATGTCTCTCATGTTTCCTCAAAAATTGAGACTG GTCTGTCAACACTGAGACAAAAGCAGCACCTTTATGACCGCAAGAACAACAAGCTCTCCATTGGAGATTCCGTCGTCGTGGGGCAGAGAAAAGGCGTGGTGCGTTTTCTCGGCGAAACTCAATTTGCTCCAG CACAATCCGAGCAACCGTCGCCCGAACGCACAGGGTACTGGTGCGGGATAGAGCTGGCCAAGCCTGAAGGCAAGAACAACGGGTCCGTCAACGGGGTCACTTATTTCACATGCCCTCCGAACCACGGCGTCTTCGCTCAACCTTTGAAGGTCAAATG GATACCCCCAGGAACAGATGAGGAAGCATCTGACCTGGACTCATTGGTTGATCTGAACACATCCATCAGCAGAAGCTCCACAG